DNA from Salmo trutta chromosome 14, fSalTru1.1, whole genome shotgun sequence:
tgtctttctctctctctctctatttctatctgtctatctctgtctttctctctctgtctctgtctgtctctcacactgCCACACACAAATCATGTATTCTAAATCTCAGCATCTACTGTCTTCATGGGTCTAATGGCAACAGTTTTAACAAAAGCGCCGTCTTTAGTTTGTAGCTCTAAATTATAGTTAatgtgttttattatttattaatttGCATGTGTTGACAATATGTTGACATTGCTGGTATGACACCCCGAATAAGAGAGCATTAAATGCATTATCATATAATAATATATggacaatgcattcggaaagtattcagaccccttcactttttccctcatcaatccatacacaataccccataatgataaaacaaaaacatgtttttaaacattttttaaaatgtatcaaataaaaaaaatggaaatataacatttacataagtattcagacctttttctcagtactttgatgaagcacctttggcagcgattatggcctcaagtcttcttgggtatgacgctacaagcttggcacacctgtgtttgggaagtttctcccattcttctctgcagatcctctcaagctctgtcagattggatggggagtggCGCTGAACAGCTAtgttcaggtctctcaagagatgttagattgggttcaagtctgggctcctgcgttgtcttggctgtgtgcttagggccgctgtcctgttggaaggtgaaccttcagtcTGAGGTCgtgaatgctctggagcaggtttttatcaaccatctctctgtactttgctccgttcatctttcccttgatcctgactagtctcccagcccctgccactgaaaaacatctccacagtatgattgcttcactgtagggatgctgccaggtttcctctggacgtgacgcttggcattcaggccaaagagttcaatcgtggtttcatcagaccagagaatcttgtttctcatggtctgagagttctttaggtgccttttggcaaactccaagtgggttggcatgtgccttttactgaggaatggtttccatctggccactctaccataaaagtctgattggtggagtgctgcagagatggttgtccttctggaaggttctccgatctccacagaggaactctggagctctgtcagagtgaccatcaggttcttggtcaccaccctgaccaaggcccttctcccccgattgctcagtttggccaggcggccagctctaggaagactcttggtggttccaaacttcttccatttaagaatgatggaggccactgtgttcctggggaccttcaatgctgcagggattttttggtacccttccccagatctgtgcctctacaaaatcctgtctcgaagctctacggacaattaatttgacctcatggcttggttttgctctaacatgcactgtcaactgtgggaccttatatagacaggtgtgtgcctttccaaatcatgtccaatcaattgcacttaccacaggtggactgatcaatggaaacaggatgcacctgagctcaatttcgattctcatagcaaatactgaatacttatgtaaataaggtatttctattggtttttgtaataaatgtgcaaacatttaaaaaaaaacagttttcactttgtcattatggggtattgtgtgtagattgatgagaaaaaatatatatttaatcaattttagaataagactgtaacgtaacaaaatgtggaaaaagtggaggggtctgaatgctttctgaatgcactgtatatacaagcACAGGCATGATTCGAATGAGAACGTGAGCGTTCGTGCACATGCATGTGtaagtgtctgtatgtgtgtgtgtgtgtgtgtgtgtgtgtgtgtgtgtgtgtgtgtgtgtgtgtgtgtgtgtgtgtgtgtgtgtgtgtgtggtgtgggggctgtgctttggcaaagtgggtggggttatatcctgcctgtttggccctgtccgggggtatcatcggatggggccacagtgtcttctgatccctcctgtctcagcctccagtatttatgctgcagtagtttatgtgtcggggggctagggtcagtctgttacatctggagtattctcttgtcttatccggtgtcctgtgtgaatgtaaatatgctctctctaattctctctttctctctttctttctttctctctgaggacctgagccctaggaccatgcctcaggactacctggcatgatgactccttgctgtccccagtccacctggccatgctgctgctccagtttcaactgttctgcctgcggctacggaaccctgacctgttcaccggatgtgcttgttgcaccctcgacaattactatgattattattatttgaccatgctggtcatttacgaacattttaacatcttgaccatgttctgttataatatccacccggcacagccagaagaggactggccacccctcatagcctggttcctctctaggtttcttcctaggtttttggcctttctcaggagtttttcctagggagtttttcccagccaccgtgcttctttcacatgcattgcttgctgtttggggttttaggctgggtttctgtacagcactttgagatttcagctgatgtacgaagggctatataaataaatttgatttgatttgatttgatttgtgtgtgtgtgtgtgtgtgtgtgtgtgtgtgtgtgtgtgtgtgtgtgtgtgtgtgtgtgtgtgtgtgtgtgtgtgtgtgtgtgtgtgtgtgtgtgtgtgtgtgtgtgtgtgtgtgtccaacgtGCCTCTCTTGGGGTTTGTATGTTAAGCCCTAGGCTAACGTTGGGCAGTCGACTCCGTCAGCTCTGGTTTCATCAAACAGCTGGTGATCCAGGgcgcagcctgcctgcctgccgggcTGTGTAACTGTGTGGCACGTCTCTCCTGTGTGGGGCCTACCTCTCCTCGGCTTTCCCACACTCCCGTTTCATTATCCCCTTTCATTGAAGGGACAAAGAAAGTGTGCCGCCCTAAATTATCCTCTCGGCATGAATGTGAGAATCCTGATCCCCATCCACTTCCTGCCGCTCCCCTTCAAACCAGCTTATTCATTTAATCATCATGTCCTTCTTCAACATTAAACACAAGTGATTAtcgtatttaaaaatatatatattggttGTACAAATTTCATGAACAATATATGAAACTAGCAAGCATTTATGTTTCAATTTAATTAATTCATCAATTTTATTCAAACTAGTATGAATTTAAATGTATATTATATGTTTTTGCTTAAGTATATTCCACCTGCATTTATGAACCTGTTCTGTAATCTATCGGTGTGTACAAAATAAAGTCTGAATTCACTAGAGAATTGATTTACTTAGTGACACAACAGTGCTGTGACGGGTAAGCCTCGCTTTGAAGACATTGTGAATGTTAGTATGTATATGACAGGATGCGCCTGTGCCTGTAGCCAGGCCTTGCTGTGTGGCGCCGTGGGAAACCTATCTTATCTGCCTGACGCAAGCAGGTGTCAGTCTGGAGGGCAAGTCTGCTCCCAGGTGTAAGATTAAAGTCTACACAcattgagcacacacacaccatctctcaccctatctcacacacacacgactacCACCATTGCACACTCCCTCTTCTAGCCTCACTGACTGCTTCTCCACCCATAGCCCATGCACGGACTCTCTCACTCTTTGTCAttgcacgtacgcacacacacacacacactcaatcactAAGTCATCGATGTTATCTATTGTCCCAATCAGGGCTGTTAATGGTTGAGGAGTGTGGGAAAGCATGGTGAGCTCCAGACCTATGTAGTCAGATGCAGACCCTGTGGTACACAGACTAAGCCACTTCCTGGATCATTGACCTCTACAAACTGTCAATATGCCCTATTCAAGACAAGCAGTTCCACCACCAACCGATACTGTATGTCTCAGGACAAATATACACTAATAAACATGTTACGATGCTTTTATATCTTCATTCAGTCCTCTTGATTATTCCAATTACTGTACATCACTTccaattatattttatttaacctttgtttaacttggcaagtcagttaagaacaaattcttattttcaatgacagcctaggaacagttcaGTGGCAGAaagacagacttttaccttgtcagctcggggattcgatcttgcaacctttcggttactagtccaacgctctaaccactaggctacctgccgccccaataagaTCTCTCGAATATGTTCATGTAAAAGTCAAGATAAACTATATGCAAGATTTCCAGGTTGGTGTCGAGATGTGGATCACTATATTCTGTCAGGCAGCTATTTTTAACACTTGAAAATAAGTGCCCCACACAGCAATGCAGAAGTCTCCAAGAGCTTCAATGTAATGGGCTAGATAGGGAATTCCACTACAGTAATTACGACCAtacatgtcacggttgtcgtaggaaggagcggaccaaagtgcagcgtgtgtgtcattccacattttattttcactgtgaaactatgcaatacatgcaaataaactgaacaacaaaaaccaacaaaccgtgacgcagaggtgaaacatacactaactcaaagacaatctcccacaaacccaggtgggaaaaacacctacttaagtatgatctccaattagagacaacgatgaccagctgcctctaattggagatcatcccaaacaaaacccaacatagaaatacaaaactagtacatgacaacatagaaaaactaaactagaaaacccccctgtcacgccctgacctactctaccatagaaaataacagctttctatggtcaggacgtgacaatacaaCTTAGGTTTAAGGGCATTATATGGATAATTTAGTGAAAGAttataatttatgtttttttttacaaatcagAAGTGAGGCTTTTCTCTGCCCAGGAGTAGATACATTGCACTGATAAACACGATAATACATCCTCATGTGCTGATGTGTCCAGATGCCTGCACTTCTAACTACAGTACTTACCAGTACACTGCCTGTTTGCGTTATCTGTCATTTCCTGTTTATTTCCACTTCAATTAAATTTGTTACATTCCATCTTCCCTCTACATTGTTTTTTCTACATTATGTCCCATTATCCCCCGGTTAATTACAGCTCCtttaaaaacacacaaacacagtatgGTTACTTTCCAAAACATTCATTGGAATCCTTTTTGGATGCATGTTCACTTTATCAACTGAGAATGAAAGACACACAGTgtcaacaatacatttcacagcACAACAGTGCCTATGGTGGAACAACAATGTCCCAAAAAGCCTTTACAAAAGGCATTTCAAAGCATTTGTAAATACCCTTCAATAGGGCAGTACATACAATATGGTTAACGCAAGATTTCAGTTGGCTAAGCAAccataaatgtaaatatataaccTTAACAAATCATCTTCAAAGAAAATGAAAGGACTAAAGGACACATCAAGTGAGCACAAAATGCATACACGCGTAAACATACACATGTAAAATATTACAAATATTCTTCATTATAAAGTGATACAAATATGTCTTTCAGCTTCTTCTCTGAGAGAGAATAATAATCACATCAGTAGAATTCATTTCATATAAAACAATAATATAATATCATTTCAATATAACATTTGGAAATGTATTTCCTACAACAAGAAAGATGGTAAACACCCATCCAGTTTATGAGATAGAGTCTCCAAGTAGTGGTTCTACCAGGGCCTCCACACTGTTTTGTGACCACTGGTGGCCTGCTTCACTGGGCCCTGGCTGTGGTGTTGATGTTGGGAGGAGAGTGGCGAGGAGGGGCAGACGTCCTGGCCAGCTCTCTGGAGGTTCTGAAGCATCATGTCCTTCATGGAGCTGGAAGACAGGAAGTGCAGGGTCTTTCTCCAGCACTGGGAGTAGCCCTCACTGTGGGCCCTCTGGGGGACTGGGCTCTGAGGCTGCAGCTTCTGATTCAGGAACCCCACCATCATCTCTAGGATGTCAGCCTTCTCCAGCTTGGTGTTGGGGTCCTGTTTGTGGAACTCCCTCTCCAGCAGGGCCTTGAGCTGCTCTACGCAGGTGTTGATGCGGTCTCTACGCATCTTCTCCACAACTGGTTTCCTTAGCTGATGAAGAAAAGAGGGCATTCGGTTAGTTCTATGTCCTTAAAGTTCAAATCATGAAGAAAATGATTCAATAGTAAACAATGACACAAACATATGTTATAAATAATATTTACTTTATGCTTGTCTTTAGCagagagcatggtgttggcagagTCGCTGATGTAGGTAGGAGCCATTctggtaaagagagagagtgtgtgtgcttcTCTGAGGAAGATGAGTGAGTTGTAAGCTGAGAGAGGAGCCCACTCCCCTATTTATAGGAGGACATTATCATTACAAAACCATGAGTCCCAGGCTAGATTAGCTTTCCCACACTCCAAGGTCAGTGGGCGAGGCGAACATAACAATGAGAGAGGCATCAATTATCTCATGGTTAACTGGCCAACAAAGGAATGGTACTGCAGATATCAGAGGCACAGACTGAACACAAGCAGGATGTCACAATCTTATTACCTGGGAACATTCTCTATAAGACCTTTGCAGATGGGGACTGAGTCAGACAGTAGACTTGATAAGGGACCCTCAaggcatataaactcagcaaaaaaagaaacgtccctttttcaggaccctgtctttcaaagataattcgtaaaaatccaaataacttcacagatcttcattgtaaagggtttaaacactgtttcacatgcttgttcaatgaaccataaacaattaatgaacatgcacctgtggagcggtcattaaaacactaacagcttgcagacggtaggcaattaaggtcacagttatgaaaacttaggacaccaaagaggccttctactgactctgaaaaaaaacaaaagaaagatgcccaggttccctgctcatctatgtgaacgtgccttaggcatgctacaaggaggcatgggaactgcagatgtggccaggcaataaattgcaatgtccgtactgtgagacgcctaagacagcgctactgggagacaggacggacagctgatcatcctcgcagtggcagaccacgtttaacacacaggattggtacatccgaacatcacacctgcgggacaggtacaggatggcaacaacaactgcccgagttacaccaggaatgcacaatccctccatcagtgctatgactgtccgcaataggctgagagaggctggactgagggcttgtcagactgttgtaaggtaggtcctcaccagacatcaccgacaacaacatcgcctatgagcacaaacccaccgtcgctggaccagacaggactggcaaaaagtgctcttcactgacgagttgcggttttgtctcaccaggggtgatggtcggatttgcgtttatcgtcaaaggaatgagcattacaccgaggcctgtactctggagcgggatcgatttggaggtggagggtccgtcatggtctggggcggtgtatcacagcataatcggactgagtttgttgtcattgcagacaatctcaacgctgtgagttacagggaagacatcctcctccctcatgtggtacccttcctgcaggctcatcctgacatgaccctccagcatgacaatgccaccatactgctcgttctgtgcgtgatttcctgcaagacaggaatgtcagtgttctgccatggccagtgaagagcccggatctcaattccattgagcGCGTCTGGGACCTgatggatcagagggtgagggctagggccattccccccagaaatgtccgggaacttgcaggtgccttggtggaagagtggggtaacatctcacagcaagaactggcaagtctggtgcagtccatgaggaggagatgcactacggtacttaatgcagctggtggccacaccagatgctgactgttacttttgattttgagccccccctttgttcagggacacatcattcaatttctgttagtcacatgtctgtggaatttgttcagtttatgtctcagttgttgaatcttgttatgttcatacaaatatttacacatgtttagtttgctgaaaataaatgcagttgacagtgaggggacgtttcttttttaacAGAGTTTAGATATTGCCCACTTCACATTGCCAAAATTAATGTTAACCTATTAAGGAGACAATTACTATATATCAGAACTCATAGTGGTAATTGAAATTAACATTAATGAAAATAGATCAAATTGAATGTACTGCAATATTGTGATAATACTGTAATTGTGCTATATCAATTAAATAATGTATCTCCCCTGACATAACTGATTTACCATTAACATCTTCTCTGTCTTTCACATGTACAAACAGAAAGCATTAGAAAGgtacacagggagagaggggggagaaagagagggagagaaacattcCCATTGTTGATGCCAATTAATACAATTATCCAGCGCCCTCTGGGAAGGCACACTTCTATTGTTGGACACCTCGCCCCCCTGCACTCAGCCCCCACAGAAAATATCTAATAAATAAGAGTGTGGGAAAGCAGGACAGGATCCTACTCACACATCCTCCGATCATTAGAGCACACCCCACTGCCCCTCCATCCACCACCCCCTCGCCCCCCTCTAGAGACACCCTTTCAACATGCTGCCCAGATCAGAGGCACCGCTGAGCCAGGGTGCGCGCGTGTTCCCCTCTAACGCCCTCGTTCACATGCcctggcctgtgtgtgtgcacacttaCCTCCCACTGATTACACCTCTCCTCTTTTCATCTCCTCTGGCCTCACATACATGGAACCTGCAGTCAAACATCTGCTCCCACTGAAGCCTCCAAACAGTACAATACAGTGAACATCAGGCAGCTCTGCAGTGGTCACTAGCTAGCACAGCCATAAAGTAATACAATCTTAAGCACACTGTttaccctaatgcctaacccaaCCTAAAATTAATGTTTTTGTTTCCAtaaatttttacaatatagacaatgttgactttgcagctggccgaTCTAAGGAGGAATCACTCAGTTCTGCCTTCaggacaagattcatgacaataaaaaTCTACCTGCAAACATCACACATCATTTCAGAGGCTATTACTAAATAGTGTTTCTCCTATCACTCCTGAATAAGTCAATAGAATTTGTATATGTCTACATACTTCAATAACTTACTAGACACTTGATTCAAATGGTTGCTCTAAAATAAATGGACAAAATGTTTTAGTTTCTTGTCAATGCTTGATGTGCCTTataaatacagtgggggaaaaagtatttgatcccctgctgattttgtacgtttgcccactgacaaagaaaggatcagtctataattttaatggtaggtttatttgaacagtgagagacagaataacaacaaaaatatcaagaaaaacgcatgtcaaaaatgttataaattgatttgcattttaatgagggaaataagtatttgaccccctctcaatcagaaagatttctggctcccaggtgtcttttatagaggtaacgagctgagattaggagcacactcttaaagggagtgctcctaactgcagcttgttacctgtaaaaaaagacacctgtccacagaagcaatcaatcaatcagattccaaactctccaccatggccaagaccaaagagctctccaaggatgtcagggacaagattgtagacctacacaaggctggaatgggctacaagaccatcgccaagcagcttggtgagaaggtgacaacatttggtgcgattatttgcaaatggaagaaacacaaaagaactgtcaatatcccttagcctggggctccatgcaagatctcacctcgtggagttgcaatgatcatgagaacggtgaggaatcagcccagaactacacgggaggatcttgtcaatgatctcaaggcagctgggaccatagtcaccaagaaaacaattggtaacacactacgctgtgaaggactgaaatcctgcagcgcccgcaaggtccccctgctcaagaatacatatacaggcccgtctgaagtttgccaatgaacatctgaatgactcagaggacaactggtgaaagtgttgtggtcagatgagaccaaaatggagctctttggcatcaactcaactcgctgtgtttggaggaggaggaatgctgcctatgaccccaagaacaccatctccaccgtcaaacatggaggtggaaacattatgctttgggggtgtttttctgctaaggggacagtacaacttccccgcatcaaagggacgatggacggggccatgtaccgtcaaatcttgggtgagaacctccttccctcagccagggcattgaaaatgggtcgtggatgggaattccagcatgacaatgacccaaaacacacggccaaggcaacaaaggagtggctcaagaagaagcacattaaggtcctggagtggcctagccagtctccaggtcttaatcccatagaaaatctgtggagggagctgaaggttcgagttgccaaacgtcagcctcgaaaactTAATGACtaggagaagatctgcaaagaggagtgggacaaaatccctcctgagatgtgtgcaaacctggtggccaactacaagaaacgtctgacctctgtgattgccaacaagggttttgccatcaagtactaagtaatgttttgcagaggggtcaaatacttatttccctcattaaaatgcaaatcattttataacatttttgacatgcgtttttcttgatatttttgttgttattctgtctctcactgttcaaataaacctaccattaaaattatagactgatcatttctttgtaagtgcgcaaacgtacaaaatcagcaggggatcaaatacttttccccccactgtagccaTGCTAATATGTGTGTAAAGAGGCAGATGGCAAGGGTCTTTTTGGAGGGAAATCCTCTCTGGTCTGTCTTTTCTTATCTCTTTAaagatggggcggcaggtagcctagtggttagagtgttgggccagtaactgaaaggttgctggtccCTGGTAAGCTGACATTGTAAAaatagtttgttcttaactgacttgcctagttaaataaaggtttttaaaaaatacaaaatttaaGACACATTTCTAAGAAGTGAGACATGACTATGCAGATGAAAACCCATCATTTGAGTATGAACACATTCCAATGTGTACATTCCATCTATTCAGGAAGAAAAAGTGATGGCTTCATTATgagcccctccacacacacacacacacacacacacacacacacacacacacacacacacacacacacacacacacacacacacacacacacacacgccaaacaGTCTCCATGGCTTTGAATCCAGATGCCTCTGTGTTCAGCCaaagccctctccctctccagtgAGGAATGTGTGAGAGCTCAGACCTGCCCCTCTTTCCCACACTTAAGCCCCCATTCAGGGCTGCGGCCACCACTGATCCATACACCCTCATTATGCCTGGACCTCAATAGACCATCTGGACCTCTGCTGCTGGGGGAGCCCAGGCCTCTCACAAACTCCACACACCTAGAGGAAGTAACAGGTAGATCACACTGGAATTAAAATAATAAGACTTGTGACTGCTATCATGATGTGAAGCCAATGAAATGTTAGCTGTTTGTTATTTGTTAAGTCATATAATGGAATAAACACATGaacatacagtaaatacacaATCCAATGATACCTTCAACATATTAAACCTGTATACTCCAGGTCAAGTTAATGGAAATAACCTTCTGTGGTACACTGCAGAGCTAGAGGAAGATACGtataatgtttgtgtgtgttaataccTCTTAAAACTGACCACCAACACACTGCCCCAGTGATAATACTGAAAGAGGCCTTGATTAAGACAGAAGGCGTACATTTGACAATACCACAATTTCCCGCTTCAAGTGGCTTTGTCCGCTGCACGCCTTTACTGTGAATGTCATGTCCATGGAATGCCATAGACTGGCGCACACATCAAGGGGGATTTCTCTGGTGTAAGAGAGGTCAGGCATTTCCCAGGTTCCCTGTGTGGTTCAAGTCACAAGGATAACCCCCTACTTGATGAGGCACGTGACGCCAAGCACCTGCCCCTCTCTTTGTGAGAGAGCTGTGCCCTCGTAGGGGCACCCAGAGTCAAAGCCTGGTTCAGCAAAACAGCCAGGAATGCATTGTGCCCTTTTACATGGCCCAgttaggagggagagaaagagggatacatCTGGGAGACGCAAGGCTGGTTAAGATAATCTCACAATCTCCATTAATCCtgaagataaaaaaataaacagaaacagGGTGAATAAAAAAATGGCTGGAGTGCTGTCCATTTCATTTTTATAGAAGATCTAAGAGGATTCAGCGTTACCCAACTATTTTTGAAGTAGACAGGCTATTGATTCAGCATGTTGTTTTCTAGCTACATTATCCTATACAGTATAGGCATACATACACACTTAAGGCCATGATACATTGGCAATTTTTTTAGGCAATGTTGCTGAGCAATGTTGCCAGCAATTGTTGCTGCACACTTTTCCCATTGAAAATAAACAAGTATTTATTATCTGGGGAATTTTGTGGACATTAACAATACCAATGAAAATTGCATTGAAATTCTAACATTCCACAGTTGTTGCACAACCGGACTGATGCCCTAAGAGCCACTTTAAAGCGAATatatgcttgatccgaaaatgtggtcaGAGGCGCCGTATGGATGGTGTGACACAATTGTGGAGCCTCTGGAGGCATGCAGAAGCCAAAATGAGCTCCGTACCGCATCGCTGCGCGCCTCCCAAATTTGGTAAAAATGCAGAGGGCtccatatagctccacattgacatgattggttgatggtaggtgaGGGCAGggggtcctgtataaacacaaactcacttccttgacaacttccttcacagcAACTCTGCTCAACAGCTCTGTGCTGCTCCTCGAAGTGCAAGAAGTataaatgccctgacttctgcagaggccatatcCCTGTAAATGCTATACGGCTAATTCAGACATCAGATTGACAATGCAACATCTtttatgcttgatctgaaaatgtggtcagaggctccgtatggagggtgtgacacAACTGCGGAGGTTCTGGATCCATGCaaaggccaaattgagctctgtaCTGCATAGCCGTACGCCTCCTAAATTTTGT
Protein-coding regions in this window:
- the LOC115207089 gene encoding transcription factor HES-5-like gives rise to the protein MFDCRFHVCEARGDEKRRGVISGRMAPTYISDSANTMLSAKDKHKLRKPVVEKMRRDRINTCVEQLKALLEREFHKQDPNTKLEKADILEMMVGFLNQKLQPQSPVPQRAHSEGYSQCWRKTLHFLSSSSMKDMMLQNLQRAGQDVCPSSPLSSQHQHHSQGPVKQATSGHKTVWRPW